GTTGGCGGCGATCCGGGTCGAGGAACCCGAGGTCTTCGCCGCGTCGCACGGCGTGATCGGTGGGTGGTTCCGGGACGGCCTCGTGGACGGTCTGCGCATCGACCACCCGGACGGCCTGTACGACCCGGCCGGGTACCTCGACGACCTCGCCGGCCTGACCGGCGGCGCCTACACGCTCGTCGAGAAGATCCTCGAACCGGGTGAGGAACTCCCGGCGTCGTGGCCGGTCGACGGCACGACGGGCTACGACGCCCTCGGGGTGGTCGACCGCGTGTTCGTGGACCCCGCCGGGCAGGAGGCCCTGACCGCCGCGTCGGGCGCCGAACCGGCCGACTGGCAGCATCTCACGCACGACACCCGACGCGGCATCGCCGACGGCATCCTCGGGAGCGAGGTCCGACGCCTCGCGCGGCTGCTCGCCCCGACGACCGAGGGCCTCCCCGAGGACCGCGTCGTCGACGCACTGGCCGAGGTCATCGCGTCCTTCGACGTCTACCGGACCTACCTGCCCGAGGGCGGGCACCACCTCATCGACGCGCTCGAGGGCGCTGCCGAGGCACGTCCGGACCTCGACGACGTGATCGACCGGATCGCGCCGACCCTCATCGACCCCGACTCCGCCGCTGCGGTGCGCCTGCAACAGACCTCCGGCATGGTGATGGCGAAGGGCGTCGAGGACACCGCGTTCTACCGCACCTCCCGCCTGACGAGCCTGAGCGAGGTCGGCGGCGACCCGAGCGTGTTCGCGGTGTCGGTCGCGGACTTCCACCGGGCGCAGCGTGATCGTCTCGGCAGCTGGCCGCACACGATGACGACGTTGACGACGCACGACACGAAACGGAGCGAGGACACCCGCGCCCGAATCGCCGTGCTCGCCGAGATCGCGGACGAGTGGTCGTCGACCCTCGACCGGCTGCAGTCCCTCGCCCCGCTCGAGGACGCGGTGCTCGCCGACCTGCTCTGGCAAGCGATCGTAGGAGCACGGCCGGCCAGCCGTGAGCGTCTGCACGCCTACGCCGAGAAGGCGTCGCGCGAGGCCGGCGACAGCACCACCTGGACGGAGCCGGACGAGGACTTCGAGCGTCGGATGCACGCGCTCGTCGACGCGGCGTTCGACGACCCGGCCGTGGTCGCCGTGCTCGACGCACTGGACGAGCGGATCGATCAGGCCGGCTGGTCGAACGGCCTCGGCGCCAAGCTCGTGCAGCTCACCGCACCGGGGGTCCCGGACGTCTACCAGGGCACGGAGACGTGGGACCGCTCCCTCGTCGACCCCGACAACCGTCGCCCCGTCGACTACGCCGAGCGCCGCCACACGCTCGCGACCCTCGACGGACCGGAGGAGTCCGGGCCCGAGCAGCTGCCAGCGATCGGGCTCGACGGTGCCGCGAAGGTGCTCGTCACGAGCCGCGCACTCCGGCTCCGCCGCGACCACCCGGAGCTGTTCACCCGGTACCTCGGTCTCGAGGCCAGTGGCGTCGCCGCCGACCACGTGCTCGCGTTCGACCGCGGCGGTGCCGTCACCATAGCGACGCGCCTGCCGATCGGCCTCGAGCGCGTCGGTGGCTGGGGTGACACCCTGGTGCACGCGGCCCCCGTGGAGCGCGTGGACCTGCTGACCGGGAGGCGCGTGCCGGCTTCCCGGGGCATCCCCCTGGCCGAGGTGCTCGCCGACCTCCCCGTCGCCCTCCTCGTGCCCGCGGCCGTCGCCGACGGCACGGAGCGCGAGTCCGCGGGCGCCGACACCACGGCAGACACCGCGTCCGGCTCCCGGGCCACGACCGGCTCCACCACCACGTCCGGCGGCACGAGCCCCGACGAACCCGAGTCCGAGGCGCAGGCCGAGGTCGACATCCTGGAAGGCCACGCATGACCGTCCCCGCCCGCTACGCCGTCTGGGCGCCGGAGCCCGACCGGGTCCGGCTCGTCGTCGACGACGTCGAGTACCCACTGACCCGCGGCACCGACGACTGGTGGACCACCGACGCGGTGCTCCCCCACGTCGGTGCGCGCTACGGCTTCCGCATCGACGACGACGACGCGCTCCGCCCGGACCCCCGCAGCCGGTTCCAGCCCGAGGGGGTGCACGGCCCGTCCGAGGTCGTCGACCCCGAGCGCTTCGCATGGACCGACGACGCCTGGACCGGTCGCCCGGCCCGCGGTGGCGTCGTCTACGAGATGCACGTCGGCACCTTCACGCCGGAGGGCACGCTCGACGCCGCGGCCGCACGCCTCGAGCACCTCGTCGAACTCGGGGTGTCCTTCGTCGAGGTCCTCCCCGTCAACGGCTTCAACGGCGAGTGGAACTGGGGCTACGACGGCGTCGCCTGGTACGCGGTGCAGCACTCCTACGGCGGGCCGGACGCGTACGACCGCTTCGTCGACCGGGCGCACGCGCTCGGCCTCGGCGTCATCCAGGACGTCGTCTACAACCACCTCGGGCCGAGCGGCAACTACCTGCCGCTGTTCGGGCCGTACCTGCTCCAAGGGCTCGGCAACACGTGGGGCGACTCCGTCAACGTGGAGCACCCCGAGGTGCGGCGGTACGTGCTCGACAACGTGCGGATGTGGTTCCGTGACCACCACGTCGACGGGCTCCGGCTCGACGCCGTGCACGCCATCCGCGACACCACCCGGCCGCACGTCCTGGCCGACATGGCATCCGAGACGGACGCCTACTCGGCGTTCGTCGGTCGGCCCCTGTCGCTCATCGCTGAGTCGGACCTCAACGACCCGGTCATGTTCCGTCCGCGGGAGTCCGCCGGGTACGGGCTCGCCGGGCAGTGGTCCGACGACTTCCACCACGCCGTGCACGTCGCCCTCACCGGTGAGACCAACGGCTACTACGGGGACTTCGCGCCGCTCGGGGCGCTCGCGAAGGTGCTCGAGCACGGGTTCTTCCACGACGGCACGTGGTCGTCGTTCCGGAAGAAGCGGCACGGTCGTCCGATCGACCGCGGGACCTCGCCGACCACGGCGCTCGTGATCGCGAACCAGAACCACGACCAGATCGGCAACCGTGCCGCGGGCGACCGGCTCGCGGCGACCCTCGACGACGAGCAGCTCGTCATCGCGGCGGCCCTGACCCTGCTCGGACCGTTCACGCCGATGCTGTTCATGGGCGAGGAGTTCGCGGCCTCGACACCCTGGCAGTTCTTCACCTCGCACCCGGAGCCGGAGCTCGGCAAGGTCACCGCCGAGGGTCGCATCAAGGAGTTCGCGGAGCACGGCTGGGACGAGTCGGTCGTGCCGGACCCGCAGGACCCCGAGACCTTCCGTCGGTCGAAGCTCGACTGGTCGTCGCTCTCCGGGGAACGCGAGTCGACGATCCTCACCGCGTACCGGGTGCTCATCGCGCTGCGTCGCACGGAGCAGGCGTTCGTGGACCACCGCTACGAGGCGAACGCCGTCCGGTTCAGCGAGGACCGACGCTGGCTCGTGCTGTCGCGCGGGCTCCTCGGCCCGGACGCCGCTCCCGTGCACGTCGTCGTGAACTTCCTCGACGACGTCGCCGAGGTGCCGGTACCGACGGCCTCCGGTGAGGAGCTCTACCGCTTCGGCGAGGCCACGGTCGAGCGCGGGTGCGTGCGCTTCACCGGTCGAGGCGTGGTCGTCGTGCGCTGACGACCCCACCACCGACGACGAGCGCCCCGTCGACCGATCCGGAGATCGGCCGCCGGGGCGCTCGTCGTTCGGTCCCGCCTCGTCGTCGATCCCGCCTCGTCGTCGGTTCCGCCTCGTCGTCGGTTCGCCGGGGGACGTCAGGCGGCGCGGCCCGACACCGCGTGGGCGTTCCGTCGGACGGAGGGCAGGGGTCGGTGGTCGCGGACGAGGGCGAGGACTTCGCGGAGGCGTCGGTCGATGCCCCACTTCGTGACCAGGGTGAGTGATTCGCGG
This is a stretch of genomic DNA from Curtobacterium sp. 458. It encodes these proteins:
- the treY gene encoding malto-oligosyltrehalose synthase; translated protein: MSARRVPTSTYRLQITPDFDLSRAREVVDYVHDLGADWLYLSPVLQAEPGSQHGYDVVDHTRVDVERGGDEAFRALAEAAHAAGLGVLVDVVPNHVGVATPSANPWWWSLLEQGQGSPVAWAFDVDWEAADGRIRVPVLDDRLLDAVELRDDRLYVGETAYPTAPGTVHAGGSVADVHARQHYEFVHWKRADHELNYRRFFAVNTLAAIRVEEPEVFAASHGVIGGWFRDGLVDGLRIDHPDGLYDPAGYLDDLAGLTGGAYTLVEKILEPGEELPASWPVDGTTGYDALGVVDRVFVDPAGQEALTAASGAEPADWQHLTHDTRRGIADGILGSEVRRLARLLAPTTEGLPEDRVVDALAEVIASFDVYRTYLPEGGHHLIDALEGAAEARPDLDDVIDRIAPTLIDPDSAAAVRLQQTSGMVMAKGVEDTAFYRTSRLTSLSEVGGDPSVFAVSVADFHRAQRDRLGSWPHTMTTLTTHDTKRSEDTRARIAVLAEIADEWSSTLDRLQSLAPLEDAVLADLLWQAIVGARPASRERLHAYAEKASREAGDSTTWTEPDEDFERRMHALVDAAFDDPAVVAVLDALDERIDQAGWSNGLGAKLVQLTAPGVPDVYQGTETWDRSLVDPDNRRPVDYAERRHTLATLDGPEESGPEQLPAIGLDGAAKVLVTSRALRLRRDHPELFTRYLGLEASGVAADHVLAFDRGGAVTIATRLPIGLERVGGWGDTLVHAAPVERVDLLTGRRVPASRGIPLAEVLADLPVALLVPAAVADGTERESAGADTTADTASGSRATTGSTTTSGGTSPDEPESEAQAEVDILEGHA
- the treZ gene encoding malto-oligosyltrehalose trehalohydrolase, encoding MTVPARYAVWAPEPDRVRLVVDDVEYPLTRGTDDWWTTDAVLPHVGARYGFRIDDDDALRPDPRSRFQPEGVHGPSEVVDPERFAWTDDAWTGRPARGGVVYEMHVGTFTPEGTLDAAAARLEHLVELGVSFVEVLPVNGFNGEWNWGYDGVAWYAVQHSYGGPDAYDRFVDRAHALGLGVIQDVVYNHLGPSGNYLPLFGPYLLQGLGNTWGDSVNVEHPEVRRYVLDNVRMWFRDHHVDGLRLDAVHAIRDTTRPHVLADMASETDAYSAFVGRPLSLIAESDLNDPVMFRPRESAGYGLAGQWSDDFHHAVHVALTGETNGYYGDFAPLGALAKVLEHGFFHDGTWSSFRKKRHGRPIDRGTSPTTALVIANQNHDQIGNRAAGDRLAATLDDEQLVIAAALTLLGPFTPMLFMGEEFAASTPWQFFTSHPEPELGKVTAEGRIKEFAEHGWDESVVPDPQDPETFRRSKLDWSSLSGERESTILTAYRVLIALRRTEQAFVDHRYEANAVRFSEDRRWLVLSRGLLGPDAAPVHVVVNFLDDVAEVPVPTASGEELYRFGEATVERGCVRFTGRGVVVVR